The Juglans regia cultivar Chandler chromosome 6, Walnut 2.0, whole genome shotgun sequence genome contains the following window.
GTCGTCTTACCGGCCTGAATTTACTGAACTTAACCGACAATTTGATTTCAGGTGAAATCCCACCTGAAATAGGCCTATTAGAGGAACTGATGGAGTTGGGTTTGGCCAAAAATCAATTTTCTGGCAGCATTCCTGATTCCTTAGGTGATCTCCAAAAGTTAACTCAAATTGATTTATCAGGCAATAGTTTGCAGGGTAAAATCCCCAAAACTTTTGGGAATTTCAAGCGTCTTCTTTCCATGGATTTATCCAATAACAAGTTCAACGGCAGCATACCTATTGAGGCTCTGAGTCTCCCAAGTTTGAGCTCTGTTTTGAATCTGTCTAGGAATTTTCTAAGCGGGCCCTTACCTCAAGAAATTTCTCTTCTACAAAGTGTTGTTACCATTGATCTCTCTGACAACAATTTGTCTGGTAATATCCCCAGCTCAATCGGTAAATGCCAGAGCATGGAAAAATTATTCATGGCCAGAAACATGCTTTCAGGTCCAATTCCAGATACCATGGAAGAAGTGAAAGGCCTGGACACTCTAGATCTCTCCTCCAACCACCTTTCTGGCTCTATCCCCGTTGAACTCCAAAACCTTCAGGCCTTAAAATCTTTGAACCTGTCTTTCAATAATTTGGAAGGGATTGTTCCCAGCGGCGGAGTTTTTAGTAATCTCTCTCAAGTCCATTTGGAAGGCAATCCAAAGCTTTGTCTGCAGTATGGTTGTGCCAAAGGGCGCGGAAGAAAAATTGCCAATGTTCTTGTTATTAGTATCCCAGTATCATTATTCATATGCTTTGTACTTGGCTTATTGTTCTACTTCTACATAAAGAAAAGTAAATCAAAAGTCACAAAAACTTCTGATGTGCAAAAACATCATCATCAACTGGTCTCGTACAATGACCTCCGGTTGGCGACCGGAAACTTCAACCCAGAAAACTTTATTGGGAAAGGGGGCTACGGATCAGTGTTCAAAGGCTACCTAAGGCAACGAACTCTCGTTGCAATTAAGGTCCTTGATAGTGAGAGGAAGAGCTCTTGGAAGAGTTTTTTGGCAGAGTGCGAGGCTTTGAGGAATGTTAGGCACCGAAATCTTGTTCGGCTGATCACATCCTGCTCTAGCATAGACTTCAAGAACAGGGAATTTCTGGCTTTGGTGTATGAATTTATTGGTAATGGCAGCTTAGAAGACTGGCTTgaggggaagaagaaacacGCAAATGGGTACGCGTTGAACGTCGTGGAGAGGTTGAATGTAGCCATTGACATAGCATATGCGTTGGATTATTTGCACCATGACTGTGCAGTTCCAGTGGTGCATTGTGATTTGAAGCCCAGCAACATTCTTTTAAGTGAAGACATGACTGCAAAGGTAGGAGATTTCGGGCTGGCCACTTTGCTGATGGAAAGAACCGGCAATCAACCATATATTAGCTCTACAAATGTTCTAAAGGGATCCATAGGATACATACCTCCAGGTTAGTACTacaacaatctctctctctctctctctcttctgttgGGTAGTTGATGAAGGAAACCAGAGACTGGTATTCTGtgcaaatatataattagtattatacaaaaaaaaccgtatttttcttctaaaatttgCAAACATATTGAATCGTGTATGATGCAGAGTATGGTTTGGGAGAAAAGCCGTCAACTTCTGGGGATGTATACAGCTTTGGGATAATGCTGCTTGAGCTCTTCACTGGAAAGAACCCTACACATGAAAGCTTCATGGGAGGCCTAAACTTAACCAGATGGGTGCAGATAGGTTTTCCCGTCAACGTGGAACAAGTACTCGACCCTGAGCTGTTATCAATGATGAGTGAGCTCTACCATGGTGAACAATCCATAAGCCCAGATAATCAACATGAATGCTTGATCGCAATCCTTGGGGTTGGGCTATCTTGCACCGTAGAATCTCGTGATGGTCGCATAAGTATTAGAGATGCTCTGCACAAACTAAGATCTGCAAGGGACACCCTTCTTAAACCAGGACCAATTGAAAAAACCATAAGCATTGATCACGGGGAAGCATCAGAGCGTAGACTGtagtgattaaggatgtttGCTTAAGTTTGTAACTTAAAGAGCTTCTATGTGATAATTccacgtcttttttttttttgaaaggaaaacgGTTTTATTCCTCAATAAACTTATATCTAAGAAATAATACAAGAAGAAGGACTTTCTTCCATGTCTACAATTACATTAGAAATGAGTAATGCAGATCTTGCTAAGGCATGAGCAACACTATTTGCATTTCTTGGAACATGATATGTAGACCAGTTTGAGAACATCTGTAACTTATGCTTGATGTCGTTGATCACCATTCCATAACTTGCCAAATTTGTAGAGTCTCTTGATATGTCCTTGACTACCTGTAACGAGTCCCCCTCAAGGATGATGTTCTGCAATCCTAGATCTAGAGCAAACATAGTGGCATATAGTGCACCATACTCCTAACCACCACTGCAACCTCTTCAATTACTTCTACCTCATAGTTAGAGCAAAACTCTTCCATTAGATCCAGGAATGACATTTTCTAGTCGCCCTTTTTCTGAAGTGGTTTAGAGCATTGGCTCCAAACATCTTGAGCTACTGGGCATGACCATAAAGCACGTAAAACTGACTCTTCTTCAAAGCAGAAAGGACAACAAGGGCTATCCACAACCTTCTTCTTGTAAAGGTTCAAAAAGTGGGGATACCTTCTGAGCAAGCCCTCCACAAAAAAGTCCTATCAGCTGGATGTATATTCAGTTTCCATAAAGCTAACCACACTACATTTCTTAAGTTTGAACAAGATGGTTGGTCCCTTGATTACTCAGCTACctttttatgaaaatgataagCACTCCTTACTGAGAAGAGACCATTAGGAGAGCCCACCCAAATCAATTTTTCAGGTTGATTAGAAAAACTCAAGGGAATCTTCATTATCATCTCAGCTTCCTCCCTTGAGAAGATTTCTGCTATAAGAGAAGCCCTCCATTGAGTTGTAGCAAGATCAATGAGCTCTTTAACTTTTGCTTTCTCCACCAGCTTATTCCAGCACTTTGAATCTTGAAAGTGGTTGGTTTTGGTAGCCACTTGTCTTTTCTGATTTGAACCTCATTTCCATTACCAGTTCTCCAATAAGTACCTCTTTCTACTAGAGACCTAGCTGCCAAAATATTTCTGCAAACGAAGGTGTGTTTACCTTACAGTTTAGcttctaaaaaaataagattgtgggaaatatttatgttttaacacTTGGGATATTAGAGACTGTGGATCTTAAAGGAGCCTCCACCCTTATTTAGCGAACATAACCAAGTTAAGGCTTTCAAGCTCTCTGAATCCCAAACCACCCATTGCCTTTGATTTCCCCATTCCACTCCAAGAGATCTAGTGAgttttcctttccctttctAGTTGCCCCCACTAGAAATGCTGCATCACCTTATTAATCTCTTGAATCAGTATGTAAGGTAACTTAAAAACTCCCATGCAGTAGGTTGGCAGTGCTTGGACCACAGTTTTGAGTAGAATTTCTTTAGCTGCATATGAAAGAAATTTGACCTTGAAGTTACTGATTCTGTGTCTAATTCTATCCAGGATACTACCAAAAGACCTTGAAGGTATTTCTCACATGGCATACTGGATCTGATCCCTGCAATGCTCAAGATAATGTCCTATGATTCCTTCGAGGTATTTCTACTGAACTGAATAGAACTTGTTAAGCCTTTGGCCAGAGGCCTATTCATAAGAATTAAGCACAAAAAGCAACCTACTCCAATCAAGTGAATTGGCTCTACAAAAAAGCAGACTATCATTTGCAAAAAAGAGGTGATTAATGTGGATCTTTCCTCTCACAGTGGGAATACCAATTATAGCACCTGTGTCTTCACCATAGTTCAAAAGAGAGCTCAAAACTTCAacacaaagaataaaaaggtaAGGTGATAGATAATCACCTTGTTTAATTCCTCTAGTTGGTTTAAAAGTGTGGTGAGGCTTGCCATTACGGAGTATGGAATAAGAGATAGAAtcaacatacttcataatcAAATCTAACCAAGACTGTGCAAACCCCATTTTCCTCATAAAAGGTCTTAAAAACAACCACTCAACACGATCATATACCTTACTCATGTCGAGTTTAAAGGTCATAAAACCAGTGTTACCTCTTAATCTACTGTTCATGGTATGCATGGCCTCATAAGCCACTATGATGTTATCAGAAATGAGCCTCTCAGGAACAAAAGCTGACTGAGTTGGTGAAATAATATCAAGCAGTatctttttcaatttgtttgcaattgtttttgaaattattttgtagaGAACCTTACAAAGACAATTGGCCTAAAATCTAACACCTTTTTAGGGGATTTAACCTTTGGGATTAGAGTCAAGAAAGTGTCATTTATGTCAGAAACCATACCAAAAGAGTTGAGCACATGTAGGGCTACTTCAATGACTTCATTTCGCACAGCTTCCCAATGAGTTTGGTAAAAGGCAGGAGGAAAACCATCAGGTCTAGGTGAGTTAAGAGggttcatttgaaaaatagctTCTGTTACTTTCGTGGTAGTGAATTTCTTGGTCAGCaggtgtggcgcccccgacccccatgtaaggaaacacaggaatcgagatgcCGGGTTGATGACAATAcgatcacgcatcccaacgaaagtgccaagtgtgtgtgtacatgcaacggtgtacaaaacaatgcagcggattagtcaactaagtaccagaatttaaatacaatctaaacatctgtagaggtttaaaaagtagttatacagtcatccaaaattaaaatacaatatagtaaaataaaataactaagtaagtgatcccagatcactcctcgggaaGAGCcttctcctcaggctcgccctcatcctcctcatctgcatcaaaatctgcgttaccacaaaatggtaccgcaggtaagtataacccaaataaccacgtaatgaaaatgcattaatgcaactaacttgcatgcatatgataaaatatgcattttcctcaaaacatctttttccccgaaaatgataattttccaatacacgccaaaatctcatttggcccaaaatatccgtaaaacattttcccagaaaatgatttacacaaaatctaacacacactattttcccagaaaatagctaattaatccattattaccatatgcaccatggtctcccctagaGACCACCCAtatgtcctggcttcgtagcgatgcgcagttctgcgcccagcgcgttcatggccagacatcctctagtccccgccagcagaaggatcACGGAGTcagcacgagaccatctcgtccgatcccattgtcgcccagcgacaatccaagggacgttactcagtgtattccgctcccgagtaaccagaggaactccaccgagataatgccccatctcgccttggggtcgtgatacacacgcacccaaaatccattctcacatgaaaaccca
Protein-coding sequences here:
- the LOC108985250 gene encoding probable LRR receptor-like serine/threonine-protein kinase At3g47570 produces the protein MSFLSHLMLQATLLFVPTFLIICMFLGVESATLSLVTDKEALISFKSGISQDPSNHLSSWDKDTSPCNWTGVVCNKSGQRVVGLDLSGSRLLGSISPQIGNLSFIQSLQLQDNRFTGMFPDQIGNLFRLEVLNISFNTIEGVLPSNISQWTQLKILDLTENDIEGRIPEELSYLTKLEVLKLGKNRLSGAIPPSIGNLSSLFNINLGTNNLSGIIPSELGSLHNLRELDLAINNLSGIIPPSLYNISSLVSFIVASNQLWGEIPGDIGIKLPNLIDSNFCINKFTGKIPWSLHNLTKIQNIRMAHNLLEGTIPPGLENLPALRMYNIGFNRIKLGKDGLKFITSFTNSTLLNFLAIDGNHFEGEIPESIGNLSKVLSKLYMGGNRIYGKIPKSISRLTGLNLLNLTDNLISGEIPPEIGLLEELMELGLAKNQFSGSIPDSLGDLQKLTQIDLSGNSLQGKIPKTFGNFKRLLSMDLSNNKFNGSIPIEALSLPSLSSVLNLSRNFLSGPLPQEISLLQSVVTIDLSDNNLSGNIPSSIGKCQSMEKLFMARNMLSGPIPDTMEEVKGLDTLDLSSNHLSGSIPVELQNLQALKSLNLSFNNLEGIVPSGGVFSNLSQVHLEGNPKLCLQYGCAKGRGRKIANVLVISIPVSLFICFVLGLLFYFYIKKSKSKVTKTSDVQKHHHQLVSYNDLRLATGNFNPENFIGKGGYGSVFKGYLRQRTLVAIKVLDSERKSSWKSFLAECEALRNVRHRNLVRLITSCSSIDFKNREFLALVYEFIGNGSLEDWLEGKKKHANGYALNVVERLNVAIDIAYALDYLHHDCAVPVVHCDLKPSNILLSEDMTAKVGDFGLATLLMERTGNQPYISSTNVLKGSIGYIPPEYGLGEKPSTSGDVYSFGIMLLELFTGKNPTHESFMGGLNLTRWVQIGFPVNVEQVLDPELLSMMSELYHGEQSISPDNQHECLIAILGVGLSCTVESRDGRISIRDALHKLRSARDTLLKPGPIEKTISIDHGEASERRL